One Bermanella sp. WJH001 genomic region harbors:
- a CDS encoding chemotaxis protein CheB, with protein MSEHRSLKLAVVAEDSLHIHRLRRAIEDFGCEVISLSPQSLQLKGFDLDVSAWLVDLREDDELLDAFCELEQPVLLGFEAAPSAQTPEYPRWEKRLYAKLKNLIGKDFITAGNTQASITAIEQLAPQSTAIPLPENLIGDSENQAQNVFVIGSSLGGPEAVKAFLDALPKGLPVGFIYGQHIDAQFVPVLAQVLGRHAHFKLRIAQQDSVIRNGEMLIVPADKEVGFQQGQVQIYDRPWPGPYGPSVDQLIVNTLKGFPQAGVILFSGMGNDGAEAVSQLDASRTQIWAQSSETCASAAMPDASRETGAVNFSGSPQQLAQHLVEHINQLETQRLVDTSHAIIDK; from the coding sequence GTGAGCGAACACCGTTCGTTGAAGCTAGCGGTGGTAGCAGAGGACTCATTACATATACATCGCCTTCGCAGAGCCATAGAGGACTTTGGCTGCGAAGTGATTAGTTTGAGCCCTCAAAGTCTACAACTTAAAGGCTTTGATTTAGACGTATCCGCTTGGCTTGTGGATCTGCGCGAAGATGACGAGCTACTTGATGCATTTTGTGAATTAGAGCAGCCGGTTTTATTGGGCTTTGAAGCAGCCCCTTCTGCACAAACCCCAGAATACCCTCGCTGGGAAAAACGCCTTTACGCCAAGTTAAAAAACTTAATCGGCAAAGACTTTATTACCGCGGGTAATACCCAAGCAAGCATCACCGCCATCGAACAACTGGCGCCACAATCTACCGCCATACCGTTACCTGAAAACTTAATAGGCGATAGTGAAAACCAAGCACAAAACGTATTTGTCATTGGCAGTTCACTAGGTGGCCCTGAAGCGGTTAAAGCGTTTTTAGATGCATTGCCAAAAGGTTTACCGGTTGGTTTTATTTATGGCCAACATATTGATGCTCAATTTGTACCAGTATTGGCTCAAGTGTTAGGTCGGCATGCGCATTTTAAATTACGCATTGCCCAGCAAGACTCAGTGATTCGTAACGGTGAAATGCTCATTGTGCCAGCGGATAAAGAAGTGGGTTTTCAGCAGGGCCAAGTACAGATTTATGATCGCCCATGGCCAGGACCTTATGGCCCATCGGTAGATCAACTTATTGTGAACACGTTAAAAGGTTTCCCTCAAGCTGGGGTGATATTATTTAGTGGCATGGGTAACGATGGAGCAGAAGCGGTATCTCAGTTGGATGCTAGTCGTACCCAAATTTGGGCGCAAAGCAGCGAAACCTGTGCCAGTGCCGCCATGCCAGATGCATCACGGGAAACCGGAGCGGTTAACTTT